The following coding sequences lie in one Niabella agricola genomic window:
- the rbsK gene encoding ribokinase: MQKKQHSNIPKIAVVGSTNMDMVVNAERIPVPGETILAHNFFMNPGGKGANQAVTVARLGGATLFISKVGNDVFGRQSSQLFHEEGIDTRFMLSDDILPSGVALITVDQKGENSIVVSQGANNALLPEDFTGEVLLELEKCKMVLMQFEIPMETILHVARYAVSRSIKVVINPAPVQAIPPQLLEYTHIITPNETEAGLLTGIKVKNLDTAKQAAKAIQEMGASIVIITLGAQGALVCEDGKMTLVPTETVQAVDTTAAGDVFNGALVVGLSNGMELPEATRFACRAAAISVTREGAQSSIPYYNEVIAHFIGKE, encoded by the coding sequence ATGCAGAAAAAACAACATTCCAATATTCCCAAAATAGCTGTGGTTGGCAGTACCAATATGGATATGGTAGTAAATGCGGAACGCATTCCCGTACCCGGCGAAACGATCCTGGCGCACAATTTTTTTATGAACCCTGGAGGCAAAGGTGCGAACCAGGCGGTAACCGTAGCCCGGTTGGGTGGGGCAACCTTGTTTATTTCCAAGGTCGGAAATGATGTCTTTGGCCGGCAATCTTCGCAGTTGTTTCACGAGGAAGGTATTGACACCCGTTTTATGTTGTCGGATGATATCCTGCCTTCCGGCGTGGCGTTGATCACCGTAGATCAAAAAGGAGAGAATAGTATTGTGGTAAGTCAGGGCGCTAACAATGCGCTGCTTCCGGAAGATTTTACGGGAGAAGTGTTACTGGAACTGGAAAAATGTAAGATGGTGTTGATGCAATTTGAAATACCCATGGAAACCATCCTTCATGTAGCCCGGTATGCCGTATCCAGGAGTATAAAAGTAGTCATCAATCCTGCGCCTGTACAGGCCATTCCTCCGCAGTTACTGGAATATACGCATATCATCACACCCAACGAAACCGAAGCCGGATTGCTTACGGGGATAAAGGTCAAAAACCTGGACACGGCCAAACAAGCAGCGAAGGCTATACAGGAAATGGGCGCATCAATTGTTATAATAACATTGGGCGCGCAGGGTGCCCTGGTTTGCGAAGACGGAAAGATGACGCTGGTTCCCACAGAAACAGTTCAGGCAGTAGATACCACCGCTGCCGGTGATGTGTTTAACGGGGCATTGGTGGTAGGGCTGTCTAATGGCATGGAATTGCCGGAGGCCACACGCTTTGCCTGCCGGGCCGCCGCCATTTCTGTAACCCGCGAAGGTGCGCAGTCTTCCATTCCATACTATAACGAAGTTATCGCACATTTTATCGGGAAAGAATAA
- a CDS encoding beta-L-arabinofuranosidase domain-containing protein: MLIQKLLSAFFITGTVLSSVQAQQASLPAYKADYTVPAAYAVQLPENDRLTGYLGMRYDYNLNNRLLKIDEKGILEGFQARPGKQRWIGEHVGKYLETAANTWMITRNAALKTQMDRIFNELIKTQLADGYLGTYLPDSYWTSWDVWVHKYDLFGLLAYYRVTGNQRALDAAIKVGNLLLKNFGDAPGQKDIIKAGSHVGMAATSVIDPMADLYMWTGDRRYLDFCRYIIKSYEHEGGPSIIKTLLKEKRVDKVANAKAYEMMSNLVGVVKLYRLTGDDEYLKAAQYAVADVTSKRLFVTGTTSDHEHFIPDYLLQADTAAHMGEGCVTTTWIQLNMQLFAISGDLKYYNEMEKAVYNHLLGAENPETGCVSYYTPLIGVKPYRCNITCCLSSVPRGIALIPYLNYGKLNNQPTVLMYEAADIKDQVQTTNGNTIPLAIQIRSGFPANGKASIQVQLQAAARFALQLRVPVWATKFKATVGGKTYTGKADELITIDRNWSRENTIAVSFEIPVTILPGGQSYPDFIAIKRGPQVLSVDQSLNPSFDIRKAAFQAPSALQLTDAAAKLPAQWIGRQAYIARLKTASNKTQPVVLVPYAEASQTGGDASVWIPAAK, translated from the coding sequence ATGCTGATTCAAAAACTCCTTTCTGCATTCTTCATTACCGGAACGGTGCTTTCATCGGTTCAGGCGCAGCAGGCTTCTTTACCGGCATATAAAGCCGATTATACCGTACCGGCTGCCTATGCGGTTCAATTGCCGGAAAATGACCGGCTGACCGGCTACCTGGGAATGCGTTATGATTACAATCTCAATAACCGGCTGTTAAAAATCGACGAAAAGGGCATCCTGGAAGGGTTCCAGGCACGACCCGGCAAACAACGCTGGATCGGGGAACATGTTGGGAAATACCTGGAAACGGCTGCCAATACTTGGATGATTACCCGGAATGCAGCACTGAAAACTCAGATGGATCGCATCTTTAATGAGCTGATCAAAACCCAGCTGGCGGATGGTTATCTGGGTACCTACCTGCCGGATAGCTACTGGACCTCCTGGGATGTATGGGTGCACAAGTATGACCTGTTCGGGCTTTTGGCCTATTACCGGGTAACAGGTAATCAGCGTGCACTGGATGCCGCCATAAAAGTGGGCAACCTGCTGCTGAAGAATTTCGGTGATGCTCCTGGTCAAAAAGACATCATCAAAGCGGGTTCGCATGTGGGTATGGCTGCCACTTCGGTGATTGACCCGATGGCGGACCTGTATATGTGGACCGGCGACCGGCGCTATCTCGATTTTTGCCGGTATATCATAAAGTCGTATGAACATGAGGGCGGCCCTTCCATTATTAAAACCTTGTTGAAAGAAAAGCGGGTAGACAAAGTTGCAAACGCCAAAGCCTATGAAATGATGTCGAACCTGGTGGGTGTTGTGAAATTATACCGTCTTACGGGAGATGACGAATACCTGAAAGCTGCTCAATACGCCGTTGCGGATGTAACCTCCAAACGCCTCTTTGTTACCGGAACCACCAGCGATCATGAACACTTTATACCGGATTATCTGCTGCAGGCAGACACTGCGGCGCATATGGGCGAAGGTTGTGTAACCACCACCTGGATCCAGCTGAATATGCAATTGTTTGCTATCAGCGGTGATCTGAAATATTATAATGAAATGGAAAAGGCGGTATACAATCATTTGCTGGGTGCTGAAAATCCGGAAACCGGCTGCGTGAGTTATTATACTCCGCTGATTGGTGTAAAGCCTTACCGTTGCAATATTACCTGCTGTTTGTCCAGCGTTCCACGGGGCATCGCTCTGATCCCTTATCTGAACTATGGAAAACTTAATAATCAACCCACGGTGCTGATGTATGAAGCTGCAGATATTAAGGACCAGGTTCAAACGACCAATGGGAACACAATTCCGCTGGCAATCCAGATCCGGTCAGGCTTCCCGGCAAACGGAAAAGCATCCATCCAGGTGCAGCTACAAGCCGCTGCCCGCTTTGCGTTACAGCTGCGGGTACCCGTTTGGGCCACGAAATTTAAAGCTACCGTTGGCGGAAAAACCTATACCGGTAAGGCGGATGAACTGATCACTATCGATCGTAACTGGAGCCGGGAAAATACGATCGCTGTTTCGTTTGAAATACCGGTAACTATTTTACCGGGTGGCCAGAGCTATCCCGATTTTATAGCCATCAAAAGAGGGCCGCAGGTGCTGTCGGTTGATCAGTCGCTGAACCCTTCCTTTGACATCAGAAAAGCTGCATTTCAGGCGCCTTCGGCTTTACAGCTTACTGACGCTGCTGCAAAGCTTCCCGCGCAGTGGATCGGAAGGCAGGCATATATCGCCCGATTGAAGACCGCATCGAATAAAACACAACCGGTGGTATTGGTGCCTTATGCCGAGGCTAGTCAAACCGGTGGGGATGCCAGCGTTTGGATTCCGGCCGCGAAATAA
- a CDS encoding GRP family sugar transporter — translation MYIVDDYLLAVFFCVITMFCWGSWANTQKLAAKTWRYEFFYWDYVVGVLLFSLLSAFTLGSHGTEGRGFLEDLAQADIKNMLSAFLGGVIFNAANILLSAAIALCGMSVAFPVGIGIALVLGVVVNYFGAAKGNPMFIWLGIGLIMVAIVCNALAYRKAQVGAQKASARGIVLSIVAGLIMAFFYRFVAASMDLSDFKNPAAGKMTSYTAVVIFAAGIFISNFLFNTIAMKKPVQGAPLSISGYFKGNFKTHLVGVLGGMIWCVGQSFSLIASGKAGAAISYGLGQGATLVSALWGILIWKEFKQAPPAADRLNLGMFILFILGLAALIYAGA, via the coding sequence ATGTACATTGTAGATGATTATTTACTGGCCGTGTTCTTTTGCGTAATCACCATGTTTTGCTGGGGCTCCTGGGCCAACACGCAAAAACTGGCGGCCAAAACCTGGCGGTATGAATTTTTTTATTGGGATTATGTAGTTGGAGTGCTGCTGTTTTCATTGTTGTCTGCCTTTACGCTTGGAAGTCATGGAACAGAGGGGCGGGGTTTCCTGGAGGACCTGGCGCAGGCCGATATAAAAAATATGCTGAGTGCCTTCCTGGGCGGAGTGATTTTTAATGCAGCCAATATCCTGCTGTCCGCAGCGATCGCTTTATGTGGTATGTCGGTGGCTTTCCCGGTCGGGATCGGCATTGCCCTGGTGCTTGGCGTAGTAGTGAACTATTTTGGCGCAGCCAAGGGTAATCCCATGTTTATCTGGCTGGGAATCGGGTTAATTATGGTAGCCATTGTATGTAACGCGCTGGCGTACCGGAAAGCGCAGGTGGGTGCACAAAAAGCTTCGGCAAGGGGCATCGTGCTGTCCATTGTTGCCGGCCTGATCATGGCATTCTTCTACCGTTTTGTAGCCGCATCCATGGATCTCTCCGATTTTAAGAACCCGGCCGCCGGAAAGATGACCTCTTATACCGCTGTAGTAATCTTCGCTGCGGGAATCTTTATCAGTAATTTTCTTTTCAATACCATCGCCATGAAGAAACCGGTGCAGGGAGCACCACTGTCTATTTCAGGCTATTTTAAAGGAAACTTTAAAACGCACCTGGTAGGAGTGCTGGGCGGAATGATCTGGTGCGTAGGCCAGTCTTTCAGTCTTATTGCCTCAGGCAAGGCCGGCGCGGCCATTTCCTACGGTTTGGGCCAGGGTGCCACCCTGGTATCCGCACTTTGGGGTATCCTGATCTGGAAAGAATTTAAACAGGCACCGCCTGCTGCAGACCGGCTCAACCTGGGAATGTTTATTTTGTTTATACTCGGACTTGCTGCGCTGATCTATGCAGGAGCTTAA
- a CDS encoding SusC/RagA family TonB-linked outer membrane protein has protein sequence MSLNAYPVRAALFLSLLFISFQALAQQRLKPVTGVVTDDTGQPVTRASVIVKGTSGGQATDSLGRFAIDVPGNGVLLISAMGYHNQEVRISAQQEYAVVLAQKKDALTEVVVIGYGSARKKDLTGAVQTVNLEHSPLATLPNTNALQALSGTVSGLVVPPQSKAGQDPLASINIRGDHSIDPSGSGLNRPLIVVDDIIFNGSMNQINMQDVASINVLKDASSAAIYGSRSANGVIIITTKKGRSPKPVLTLNSSYAFQNWSRKPAMQMNIDQLLKNRWDYFVNAGRVPANTEFNASLILTPQELDAYNKGIKTNWLNEITQYAPVHNHNLGVSGNAQNVNYYLSAGILDQKGVIYNDHYKKATFLGKIETKINRYITFGAKANYYSADNSGLTPSMQLATWMSPLSANQTFTPGYEQWIPSNPSGSSARNPFVGFERQVGPAYGSDENKSQNIDGAGWLVIQAPWIKGLKYKLTVNGTQTHSVYNLDVGPRLFVDTRNTANMDNVENFWSMAYSTARTANTRTWLIDQILTYTNTFNKHSLDVMAGYTRDAMRYNALSTEGNGYRMPNPLKWNGINMAITQKINKTESRYQNLAMMVRANYNYDSKYYLTATFRRDGFSGFAPGNKYGNFPGISVGWALSEMDFFQKNTWIEYLKLRASWGATGNQSIAPYETLSTVGLDYTVFGDNSGLALYPNRMSNAKLSWSTTTTQNLGVDVTLLKGRISGNIDVYRSQTKDQLLTRSLPYMNGFLTVRTNVGRVDNQGIELVLNTVPVDASGTKGLGWESGIVFSRNRNKIVELYGTYDEQGRPKNDISGAPAGDAYIVGKSIHSVWDYKMIGIVQKDDLEYINRYKAKPGDVKFLDYNNDGKINTDDYHYQGTRDPLFILNFNNTFSYKKLSLYFSLKWVAGDDAHYLGKDRYGTMASMAIANGAQLKRVDPWTPDHPTNIYPRVDWVNSLNYWFWNTRSFMKLKDLTLSYTLDGRPDAKIRYQNLKLYASANNLFTLTKWTGLDPEDGGTIAANPGSIFYGSFPVLRTYSFGLIFSF, from the coding sequence ATGTCATTGAATGCATATCCCGTAAGGGCAGCCCTTTTTTTGTCCTTACTTTTCATCAGTTTTCAAGCACTCGCTCAGCAGCGTTTAAAACCGGTAACCGGTGTTGTAACGGATGATACCGGCCAACCGGTAACCAGGGCATCGGTTATCGTAAAGGGCACATCCGGTGGACAGGCTACTGACAGCCTGGGCCGGTTTGCCATAGATGTACCCGGCAATGGCGTGCTGCTCATCAGCGCTATGGGGTACCACAACCAGGAAGTGCGGATCAGTGCTCAACAGGAATACGCCGTTGTACTTGCGCAAAAAAAAGATGCACTTACAGAAGTGGTGGTGATCGGTTATGGATCTGCCCGGAAAAAAGACCTGACCGGCGCGGTGCAAACCGTAAACCTGGAGCACTCGCCGCTGGCTACCTTGCCTAATACCAATGCGCTGCAGGCCTTGTCGGGAACGGTTTCCGGGCTAGTGGTACCACCGCAGTCCAAGGCCGGGCAGGATCCGCTGGCTTCCATCAATATCCGTGGCGATCATTCCATTGATCCCTCGGGTTCCGGTTTAAACCGTCCGCTGATTGTGGTGGATGATATTATCTTTAACGGGAGCATGAATCAGATCAATATGCAGGATGTAGCATCCATTAATGTGTTAAAGGACGCCAGCTCTGCCGCGATCTACGGTTCCCGTTCGGCCAATGGGGTTATTATCATTACCACCAAAAAGGGAAGGTCTCCCAAACCGGTACTTACCCTTAATTCATCGTACGCGTTCCAGAACTGGTCGCGCAAACCGGCGATGCAAATGAACATTGATCAGTTGCTGAAGAACCGCTGGGATTATTTTGTGAATGCCGGAAGAGTCCCTGCCAATACAGAGTTTAATGCGTCGCTGATCTTAACACCGCAGGAGCTGGACGCGTATAATAAGGGCATTAAAACCAACTGGCTGAATGAAATTACGCAATACGCGCCCGTGCATAATCACAACCTGGGTGTTTCGGGAAATGCACAAAATGTAAACTATTATTTATCGGCCGGGATACTGGATCAGAAAGGCGTAATCTATAATGATCATTATAAGAAAGCCACATTTTTAGGAAAGATCGAAACAAAGATCAACCGGTATATTACATTTGGCGCAAAAGCCAACTATTACAGTGCCGATAATTCCGGTTTAACGCCGAGTATGCAGCTGGCTACCTGGATGTCGCCCCTGAGCGCTAATCAAACATTCACGCCGGGTTATGAACAGTGGATTCCTTCAAACCCCTCAGGATCCAGTGCCCGCAATCCTTTCGTGGGCTTTGAACGGCAGGTAGGGCCGGCATACGGATCAGATGAAAACAAATCGCAGAACATCGACGGGGCCGGATGGCTGGTGATACAGGCACCCTGGATCAAGGGACTGAAATATAAGCTAACAGTGAATGGTACGCAGACGCATTCGGTATATAACCTGGATGTAGGCCCCCGGCTCTTTGTAGATACGCGCAATACCGCCAATATGGATAATGTGGAAAATTTCTGGTCCATGGCCTATTCCACGGCACGTACCGCCAATACCCGCACCTGGCTCATCGACCAGATCCTGACCTATACCAATACCTTTAATAAACATAGCCTAGACGTTATGGCTGGGTATACCCGGGATGCCATGCGTTATAATGCATTGAGCACCGAGGGCAACGGGTATCGCATGCCCAATCCGCTGAAGTGGAATGGCATCAATATGGCCATTACCCAGAAGATAAACAAAACAGAATCGCGTTATCAGAACCTGGCGATGATGGTACGGGCCAACTATAACTACGATAGCAAATATTACCTCACGGCAACGTTCCGTCGCGATGGATTTTCAGGATTCGCTCCCGGAAATAAATATGGCAATTTTCCCGGTATCTCGGTGGGATGGGCCCTGTCGGAAATGGACTTTTTTCAGAAAAATACCTGGATCGAATACCTGAAGTTAAGAGCTTCCTGGGGTGCCACCGGCAATCAAAGCATTGCTCCTTATGAAACCCTGTCTACCGTAGGACTGGATTATACCGTTTTTGGAGACAATTCGGGGTTAGCCCTGTATCCGAACCGGATGAGCAATGCAAAACTGAGCTGGTCTACCACTACTACTCAAAACTTAGGGGTAGATGTTACCCTGCTTAAAGGAAGAATATCCGGCAACATTGATGTATACCGGTCGCAGACAAAGGACCAGCTGCTGACGCGGAGCCTGCCGTATATGAATGGCTTTTTAACCGTACGCACCAATGTAGGACGGGTAGACAACCAGGGTATCGAACTGGTATTGAATACGGTGCCGGTGGATGCATCAGGTACCAAAGGACTGGGTTGGGAAAGCGGGATCGTGTTTTCGCGGAACCGGAACAAGATCGTGGAACTGTATGGTACTTATGATGAACAGGGGCGTCCCAAGAACGATATTTCTGGGGCACCGGCGGGTGATGCCTATATTGTAGGCAAATCCATCCATAGTGTTTGGGATTATAAGATGATCGGCATCGTGCAAAAGGATGACCTGGAGTACATCAACCGGTATAAAGCAAAACCCGGAGATGTAAAATTCCTCGATTATAATAATGATGGCAAGATCAATACAGACGATTATCATTACCAGGGAACCCGTGATCCCCTGTTTATCCTGAATTTTAATAATACCTTCTCTTATAAAAAACTTTCTCTTTATTTCAGTCTTAAATGGGTAGCGGGTGATGATGCACATTATCTGGGGAAGGATCGTTATGGTACGATGGCTTCGATGGCCATTGCCAACGGAGCGCAGCTCAAGCGGGTTGATCCCTGGACACCGGATCATCCTACCAATATATATCCGAGAGTGGATTGGGTAAACAGTTTAAATTACTGGTTCTGGAATACGCGGTCGTTTATGAAATTAAAAGACCTGACACTTTCCTACACATTGGATGGCCGGCCGGACGCAAAGATCCGGTATCAGAACCTGAAGTTGTATGCCAGTGCCAACAACCTGTTCACGCTGACCAAATGGACGGGATTGGATCCTGAAGACGGAGGCACGATTGCCGCGAACCCCGGGAGCATCTTCTATGGCAGTTTTCCGGTGCTGCGTACCTATTCCTTCGGGCTGATATTTTCTTTTTAA
- a CDS encoding RagB/SusD family nutrient uptake outer membrane protein — protein MKFSLNSIRKMVPVCLFLAVTGCRNDAFLDEPVFQLTTQTAYKTPAQIDLAINYLHNRMQYLNISSYQYHNYMMTGLGLDEFFSTNTEFTTSNWKLMTPSEPGYNAYWATGMSQIITYANTIIEACNNPAVKFVSEQQQKELMGEALFFRAWGHRCLVGMFGDWPVITRVEKTPKLDYTRAPRVEVWKQCREDLVIAAATLPKTTTRPGRIVRAAADHLLAEICISLGDHTKDKRYYAEAINAATNVIGGADGDYQLMKNRFGKRAGEAGKDVYWDLFRAGNFNYQDGNKESIWTVQYDYNNAIGGTGGMPGSATTNKLLLEFAFQSTSYFVDRQLKDANGKSYYFFGDGAVKFPNGKSSQAGSDERGVGTAQNRPTNYFLYTVWEGAGNDIRNSEANIERNIKQAGGRPWREVFDEIKSKGDWNKIIPNDTIRSIYPRIWKFSTDKHINGNPEFYDADIYVMRLPETYLLRAEAYMKNDQLSQAKDDINEVRTRANAPLITTASVNMDYILDERARELFGEEYRLVTLSRLSSKENPVLVQRVLKYGWDFPDLPKETRPNIQPHQWVYPIPQAIINSNTDAVFRQNEGY, from the coding sequence ATGAAGTTTAGTTTAAATAGCATCAGAAAGATGGTACCTGTTTGCCTGTTTTTAGCCGTAACCGGCTGCCGGAATGATGCCTTCCTCGATGAGCCCGTGTTCCAGCTAACCACACAGACGGCCTACAAAACGCCGGCGCAAATCGATCTCGCCATTAACTACCTGCATAACCGCATGCAGTATCTGAACATTTCATCTTACCAGTATCACAATTATATGATGACCGGGCTTGGTTTGGATGAATTCTTTAGCACCAATACTGAGTTTACCACCAGCAACTGGAAGCTGATGACACCTTCGGAACCGGGCTATAACGCCTACTGGGCTACCGGCATGAGCCAGATCATCACCTATGCAAACACAATCATTGAAGCCTGCAACAATCCCGCGGTAAAGTTTGTAAGCGAGCAACAGCAAAAAGAATTAATGGGCGAGGCATTGTTTTTCCGGGCCTGGGGGCATCGCTGCCTGGTGGGCATGTTTGGCGACTGGCCCGTGATCACCAGGGTGGAGAAGACACCCAAACTGGATTACACCAGGGCGCCCAGGGTGGAGGTGTGGAAACAATGCCGGGAGGATCTGGTCATAGCTGCAGCCACGCTGCCCAAAACCACCACCCGTCCCGGACGGATCGTACGTGCGGCGGCTGATCACCTGCTGGCCGAGATCTGCATCAGCCTGGGAGATCACACAAAGGATAAGCGCTATTATGCAGAAGCCATCAACGCCGCAACCAATGTGATCGGCGGTGCCGATGGGGATTACCAGCTGATGAAGAACCGGTTTGGAAAGAGAGCAGGTGAAGCGGGCAAAGATGTGTACTGGGATCTGTTCCGTGCAGGCAACTTCAATTACCAGGATGGTAACAAAGAGTCGATCTGGACGGTTCAGTATGATTACAACAATGCGATTGGTGGAACAGGGGGGATGCCGGGCTCTGCCACCACCAATAAACTGTTGCTGGAATTTGCTTTTCAGTCCACATCCTATTTTGTAGACCGGCAGTTGAAGGATGCCAATGGAAAGTCGTATTACTTCTTTGGAGATGGGGCGGTAAAATTTCCGAACGGCAAGTCGAGCCAGGCGGGAAGTGATGAACGCGGTGTAGGAACGGCGCAGAATCGGCCCACCAATTATTTCCTCTATACCGTCTGGGAAGGTGCCGGAAATGACATCCGGAATTCGGAAGCCAATATCGAGCGGAATATTAAACAGGCTGGTGGCCGGCCCTGGAGGGAAGTATTTGACGAAATAAAAAGCAAAGGAGACTGGAATAAGATCATTCCTAATGACACCATACGCAGTATCTATCCACGGATCTGGAAGTTTTCGACGGATAAACACATTAACGGAAATCCTGAATTTTATGATGCGGATATTTACGTGATGCGGCTACCGGAAACCTATTTATTAAGGGCCGAAGCGTATATGAAAAATGATCAGCTGTCGCAGGCCAAAGATGATATCAATGAAGTACGGACAAGGGCGAATGCCCCGCTTATTACCACCGCCAGTGTAAACATGGATTATATTCTGGATGAGCGGGCGCGGGAATTGTTTGGGGAAGAGTATCGCCTGGTTACGCTGAGCCGGCTTTCTTCAAAGGAGAACCCGGTACTGGTGCAGCGTGTACTCAAATATGGATGGGACTTCCCGGATCTTCCTAAAGAAACCCGGCCCAACATACAGCCGCATCAATGGGTATACCCGATCCCGCAGGCGATCATCAACTCAAATACCGATGCCGTCTTCCGGCAAAACGAAGGATATTGA
- a CDS encoding alpha/beta hydrolase, producing the protein MKGIVGALFFLYSLVPCSAQEIPLYEGTIPNAKSTNVKEVHRFDPVVDSLISKVSAPTLTVFRPAHLPPRAPVVIICPGGGYHTLLIEREGRKVAAAFNQRGVAAVVLKYRLPDDAHLVNKSIVPLQDAQQAVLQVRKHAAAWGIDPGAVGIMGFSAGGHVAAMAGTHFDTAVIRHPAGISLRPDFMILINPVISFSDRTGHLGSRANLLGPRVSEDQIRFFSPESNVRPDTPPAFLAHAADDKVVPLANSIDFFNELKRNKVAAEMHIYAFGDHGFLNNLPAFGQWFGSCIYWMQTSGWLKPLR; encoded by the coding sequence ATGAAAGGAATCGTTGGTGCCCTGTTTTTTTTGTATTCGCTGGTGCCATGTAGTGCCCAGGAAATTCCGTTGTATGAAGGCACCATTCCCAATGCAAAATCAACAAATGTAAAAGAAGTCCATCGCTTTGACCCGGTTGTAGATAGTTTAATCAGTAAGGTATCGGCGCCTACGCTCACTGTTTTCAGACCGGCCCATTTGCCACCCCGGGCCCCGGTAGTTATTATTTGTCCGGGTGGGGGATATCATACGTTACTGATCGAACGGGAAGGCCGGAAGGTGGCCGCAGCTTTTAACCAGCGGGGTGTTGCAGCTGTTGTACTGAAATACCGCCTGCCGGATGATGCCCATTTGGTGAATAAATCGATCGTGCCTTTACAGGATGCGCAGCAGGCGGTTTTACAGGTACGGAAACATGCGGCAGCCTGGGGGATTGATCCCGGCGCTGTGGGGATCATGGGCTTTTCGGCGGGAGGACATGTGGCTGCTATGGCCGGTACGCATTTCGACACGGCAGTGATACGGCATCCTGCCGGCATTAGCCTGCGTCCGGATTTTATGATATTGATCAATCCCGTGATCAGCTTTTCGGATCGTACAGGTCATCTTGGCTCCCGCGCAAATCTGCTGGGGCCACGGGTTTCAGAAGACCAGATCCGCTTTTTTTCTCCCGAAAGCAATGTACGTCCGGATACGCCCCCCGCTTTTCTGGCGCATGCGGCGGATGATAAAGTGGTGCCGCTGGCAAACAGTATCGATTTTTTTAACGAATTGAAACGCAATAAGGTTGCCGCGGAAATGCATATTTATGCGTTCGGCGACCACGGTTTTTTAAATAACCTGCCGGCTTTCGGGCAATGGTTCGGGAGCTGCATATACTGGATGCAAACCTCAGGGTGGTTAAAGCCTCTGCGATAA
- a CDS encoding NAD(P)-dependent oxidoreductase, with the protein MEQIKIGLIREGKIPADSRVALTPAQCKWLQAHRPNLLFVVQPAPLRCYKDEEYERAGVRISEDLADCDILLGIKEVPVNDLIPGKTYLFFSHTKKKQPHNQKLLQAILNKKITLIDYECLEHEDGKRIIGFGFFAGIVGAHNGLMAYGNRTGLFSLERVYKQKNFKELIHTYFGLRLPNLKIAITGSGRVAHGLLEIMNLMGVHEVEPDEYLERRFNYPVYTQLKGYDLYEQPINKTYNRQDFHEHPQKYISRFAPYTRQTDILLNGVYWYDGVPRLFEAADIKKKDFIIETIADVSDDENGSVPINKRTQTIDDPVYGIDRETGAITAPYLKSSIDIMAVGNLPNELPRDASRYFGEQLIKFVLDDLLHKGSEILRRATIAQNGMLTAHYAYLQDYAEGTNATGETFYQ; encoded by the coding sequence ATGGAACAGATAAAAATAGGGTTGATACGGGAGGGTAAAATTCCTGCAGACAGCCGGGTGGCGCTCACCCCGGCCCAATGCAAGTGGCTGCAGGCGCACCGCCCCAACCTTTTGTTTGTAGTGCAGCCGGCGCCCCTGCGTTGTTACAAAGATGAAGAGTATGAACGGGCTGGAGTCCGTATCAGCGAAGACCTGGCCGATTGCGACATTCTGCTGGGCATCAAAGAGGTTCCGGTAAATGACCTGATCCCCGGCAAAACCTATCTTTTTTTTTCGCATACAAAAAAGAAACAGCCCCACAACCAAAAACTGCTGCAGGCCATACTCAACAAAAAGATTACGCTGATCGATTATGAATGCCTGGAACACGAAGACGGCAAACGGATCATTGGCTTTGGTTTTTTTGCAGGCATCGTAGGCGCACATAACGGGCTAATGGCCTATGGTAACCGGACGGGGCTTTTCAGCCTGGAGCGGGTATACAAACAAAAAAACTTCAAAGAACTGATCCACACCTACTTTGGTCTGCGGCTTCCCAATCTGAAGATAGCAATCACCGGCAGCGGCCGGGTTGCTCACGGCTTGCTGGAAATCATGAATCTTATGGGCGTGCATGAGGTTGAGCCGGATGAATACCTTGAACGACGCTTTAACTATCCTGTATATACGCAGTTAAAAGGTTACGATCTTTATGAGCAACCGATAAACAAAACCTATAACCGCCAGGATTTTCATGAGCACCCTCAAAAATATATCAGCCGGTTTGCGCCCTATACCCGACAAACCGATATTTTACTAAATGGAGTGTACTGGTACGACGGTGTACCCCGCTTATTTGAAGCGGCGGATATCAAAAAAAAAGACTTTATTATTGAAACCATCGCCGATGTTTCGGACGACGAAAACGGCTCTGTTCCGATCAATAAAAGAACACAGACCATCGACGACCCTGTTTACGGCATCGACCGGGAAACCGGCGCCATCACAGCACCCTATTTGAAAAGTTCGATCGATATCATGGCGGTAGGCAACCTGCCCAATGAATTACCCCGCGACGCCAGCCGCTATTTTGGCGAACAGCTGATTAAATTTGTACTCGATGACCTGCTGCACAAAGGAAGCGAAATATTAAGAAGGGCAACGATTGCACAGAACGGCATGTTGACGGCTCATTATGCCTACCTGCAGGATTATGCTGAAGGCACCAATGCTACCGGAGAGACCTTCTACCAGTAA